A region from the Ciconia boyciana chromosome 1, ASM3463844v1, whole genome shotgun sequence genome encodes:
- the RPS11 gene encoding small ribosomal subunit protein uS17, translating to MADTQTERAYQKQPTIFQNKKRVLLGEGGKEKLPRYYKNIGLGFKTPKEAIEGTYIDKKCPFTGNVSIRGRILSGVVTKMKMQRTIVIRRDYLHYIRKYNRFEKRHKNMSVHLSPCFRDVQIGDIVTVGECRPLSKTVRFNVLKVTKAAGTKKQFQKF from the exons ATGGCGGACACGCAG accgAGCGGGCCTACCAGAAGCAGCCCACCATCTTCCAGAACAAGAAGCGGGTGCTGCTGGGCGAGGGTGGCAAGGAGAAGCTGCCCCGCTACTACAAAAACATCGGCCTGGGCTTCAAGACTCCCAAAGAG GCGATTGAGGGCACCTACATCGACAAGAAGTGCCCCTTCACTGGTAACGTCTCTATCCGTGGCCGAATCCTGTCAG GTGTGGTGACCAAGATGAAGATGCAGCGCACCATTGTCATCCGTCGGGACTACCTGCATTACATCCGCAAGTACAACCGCTTCGAAAAGCGCCACAAGAACATGTCTGTGCATCTCTCCCCCTGCTTCAG GGATGTCCAGATCGGGGATATTGTCACCGTGGGAGAGTGTCGTCCCCTCAGCAAGACTGTCCGGTTCAACGTCCTCAAAGTCACAAAGGCTGCTGGTACCAAGAAGCAATTccagaagttttaa